The genome window ATTATAGATTAACTAATTTAACTTTAAGACTTAACAAAACAACACGAATATAAAAGGTAACAGTTTCTTCCTCTTGTTCTAGTTAACAAGTTTCTTCCTCTTGTTCTAGTTAACAAGATTTGCCTTCTTCTGGTCTCCATCATCTTGGTGGTTGTATCCTCGTATGTTTTTTTGGTGTTGCATTGATGACATGAACATCATTTATGGCAAAAGGAAGGTTGGTGAACTATTAACTACAGGAGATGTTTTAAACACCCCCTTTGTCAACACTTTCTTTACTCACCAAACAGTACCCGCATCAAAACATTATCCTAGCTGCTCTTTCACACACACTATGGCCTCGAATAGCAAGGGTAAACAAACTTTGGAAGATCATTATGCGTCACTTAGTTTACAAAACGATGATGACGACGATGTTGATCTCCCGTTTGGAGAAGTGGATCTGGAAGAGACTGAGTCTTTCATGCTGGTTGGAACTCTTATCACTGAGAAGAATGTGAAGTTTAACTTCCTAAAAGAAACTCTCTCTACAGTCTGGAGACCCATGACGGGGATGGTGGCAAAGGAGATCTCTACGAACCTCTTTATTTTCTACTTCTTTCATGTGAAAGACAGACGTAGAGTTATGGATAACAGTCCGTGGTCCTTTGATCAAAGCCTACTAGTGTTACGAGAGCTGGAGCATAATGAGTCACCCTACAGTATTGACTTGACGAAGGCAGAGTTTTGGGTCCAAATTCACAAATTTCCCCAGAAACTCTCCTCCCCTCAGATGATAGAAGCGATTGGCGCTCTCTTTGGCCAGTTTGTCAAAGCTGACCTGACAAACTATGATGGAACGATGAATGCTTTTGTTAGGATACGAGTACGTATTGATATTACCAAACCTCTGAGAAGGAAAGTGAAGATCAAACCCCCTGGAGAAGAAGGAATGATACTGGAATGTAAGTACGAACGTCTACCAACGTTCTGCTTTGTGTGTGGGAAAATTGGCCATGCGGAGATGTTTTGCCCAGTCCAGTTTGAATCCCAGATCAAGCTGCCGAGGGCTTATGGCCCAGAATTGAGGGTAGCAGGGAGACGAGGCCAGAATAGCGGAAACAAATGGCTTATGGAAAATTTCCCTCCCAAGAAATCGCAGGCGGCCGGAGGGAGCTCGGATGATCGGAGCCGGGAGCCGGAGAGCATGCAAAACCCGAGGTACGAGGTTCATTCCAGACAATTCGCACAGGAGCCAACCTTTTACCCAACGGATCCTGGACAGACTGAGAAAAGGCCTGCTGATATTGACGCAGGCATTAACTACACCACCAGACCCATTAATGCGCATGCACAAGCGAATGAAGGATCACAGCTGGCCATGGGGGAGAGGGCCACTAATATGACAAGGAAACCAGGTGATCAGGAACAATTAATGCATGTtgacacaaattcatgcaacaAGCTACCGGGTTATTCCTCTTTACTTCTTTCTTTGAACCAACGGTCACTATGGTCTACTCTTGATCAGGGACCCCATCATATTTTAGGGGAAACAAATACTGAGTTGGCAATTCCACTTGATAAAgataaaaagagaagaagacaagataCGTATGGGCCTGATGGAGCCCAAGTTGGTGTCTTGCACAATGAAGATGATTTAAGTTTTGGTCCAAAAAACTTGTTAGAGGCGAGCTCTGCTTCGCAGACCCGCCTATCCCAATGAGTCTTATATCATGGAACTGTCGTGGGCTGGGCAACCCTGCGACGGTTTAAGTGTTGGTGGACTTTGTCCATAAGAAGAGGCCTTTGCTGTTATTTTTGATGGAAACTCGTGCAAATTCAAACAAGATGGAGATTATAAAGAACAAGTTGGGCTTTGAGGGTCTACTTACTGTTGATAGTATTGGGCTTAGTGGTGGACTTGCCCTTTTATGGAAGCATGGGCTGGACCTTAGTATTGAGAGCTATTCAGTAAATCATATTGATGCCAATATCCGCCTCGATGACTCCGCTATTGTTTGGCGTTTTACGGGGTTTTACGGATGCCCTGAGAGAAATCGAAGAAGATGTTCCTGGGACCTTCTAAGAACTCTATCTACGCAAAACACACTGCCTTGGATTACGATGGGAGACTTCAACGATCTTCTATGCTCTAGTGAGAAAATTGGCAATGTACCTCACCCGCAATGGCTATTCCAAGGTTTCTCTGATGCAATTCAAACTAGCGGTCTGAGGAATTTCGATTTCGGAGGCTTTCAATTCACTTGGGAAAAGGGCAGGGGAACTCCAAACTGGGTTCGCGAAAAGCTGGATAGGATTCTCACAAATGATTCTTGGCTCGATTTGTTTGGTGAAGCAACGACGTACTCGTTTGAGGCCCCATGCAGTGATCATCTTCCTATTGCAATCTGGCCGATTCCGTCAACCCGGGTTAGCAGAAGGAAACGCTTCAGATTTGAAAACAGTTGGATAAGGGAGCCCCAATGTCGAGATATCATCAGTCGTAATTGGGTTCTTTCCGAAGGTATGAACTTGACTGCTAGGCTTAATATTTGCAGCACTGCTCTTTGGAAGTGGGGGAAGAACTTGAATAAAAATCTTCAACCAAAAATCGATTACTGGAAATCTAGGATGGAGAGGTCGCGTGGTAGAATCGACACCCAAGGATTGCAGGAATTTGATGTGGCTCAAAGGAATTGTATCAAActtattgaacaacaaagcatCTTCTGGAAACAAAGGGCGAAAATCTTTTGGTACAAAGGTGGTGACAGCAACTCCAAGTTCTTCCATAACTCTGTCAGAAAGAGAAGACGTGATAATGAAATCCTAAGACTGCGCGACAACTCTGGAAATTGGATTGAGCGCGGGGCCGGTTTGAATAATCTGATTAGAGATTATTTCACAAATCTGTTCAAGTCCACTGTGGGTGACCACTATGCTGTTCTTCGCTGCATTGATCCAAAGATAACCGACATCCAGAACAGAAACCTTCTCTGTGAGTTTACCAAACAGGAGGTGAAAGAGGCCGCCTTTAGCATGCATCCTGATAAGAGTCCGGGCTACGACGGTTTAAATCCAGGTTTTTTCCAAACCTATTGGGACATCCTTGAGAACAGCTTAGTTATTCTTTGTAATAATTTTCTGAGAATCGGCGTTTTGCCGAGGGGTTTGAACACCACCCATATTGCTCTTATACCGAAGAAACCAAAACCCGAATCAATGTTGGACCTCAGACCAATCGCCCTCTGTACTGTTGCCTACAAAATCCTCACAAAGGCTATGGCTAACCGCATGAAACCAATTCTTGACAGTATTATTTATGACAAACAGAGTGCCTTTGTTCCGGGAAGGCTCATTACTGATAACATTATGGTGGCGTTCGAGATGCAACATTTCTTGAGAAGGAAAAAACAGGGAAGGGATGGTTTTGCGGCCTTAAAGCTCGACATGAGCAAGGCCTATGATAGGGTTGAGTGGCCCTTCTTGGGTGTTATTATGCTGAAGTTGGGTTTTGATGGTCATTGGGTAAAGTTGGTGATGGCTTGTGTTTCTACTACCAATCTGTTCGTTCTCAACCAAGGGGAGGAAATCGGACCAATTATTCCTGAACGGGGACTTAGGCAGGGGGATCCCCTTTCCCCCTACCTTTTCCTTTTAATTGCAGAGGGTCTCAGTGCTATGCTAACTCGGTTTGAACAGGAGGGGAAGATTCATGGCATCTCGGTTGCAAGGCTTGCACCATCCGTTACTCATCTTTTGTTTGCTGATGACAGTTATGTGTTCTTCAAAGCTAATCAGACTGAGGCAAATAATGTGAAGGAGCTACTGTCTATCTATGGAAAAGCTTCTGGTCAGTATGTCAATTTTGATAAATCTCTTGTCAATTTCAGTGCTAATGTGGGGGATGGGATTAGGGATGTTGTAGGCAATATTCTAGGTGTTAGAAGTGAGGGAGGAGGTGGCAGATATTTGGGGTTGCCTATGATGGTGGGTAGAAATAAGAGGGAGGTGTTGAGTTTTATTAAGAATAAGATTATTGCCCGTATGGAGAGCTGGAACCATAGATTTTTGTCTAGAGCGGGTAGGGCAGTTCTTCTTAAGAGTGTTATACAAGCCATTCCATCTTATGCTATGGGTGTGTTTCTCCTGCCAGTGGGGTTGTGTAAGGAAATTGAAAAAGTCATTAATTCTTTTTGGTGGAAGGGGGGTAAGAGGGAGAATAAGGGCATTCATTGGAAATCCTGGGATAAACTTTGTCATCCTAAGAAGTGGGGTGGGCTGGGTTTTATAAGCTTAAGGGACTTCAATTTGGCTATGTTGTCTAAACAATCCTGGAGACTTATAAACAATCAAACATCCTTAGCAGCACAAATCTTTAGGGCAAGATACTACCCTAACTCTTCTTTCCTGGAAGCGAAACTTGGCACAAATCCCTCTTTTATTTGGAGTAGTCTTGTTCAAACTCAAGACATCATCAGAAAGCATAGCAGGTGGAGAGTGGGCAATGGTTCTAATATAAATATCTGGACAGAGGATTGGCTCCCGGATAAACAAAATCCAAAAGTGTGTTCTTTCCCTTACCCACTAATGGAAGATGCAAAAGTTGCAGATCTTATTGTACCAGGTCAGAATAGGTGGGATGAAGAAATGGTCATAATTATTTTCTGTGAAAGGGATGCTAACCTGATTTTGAGTATCCCTTTACCCAAGCAGCAGAGTGGTGACAAGGTTATCTGGGCAATTGATGAAGATGGGAGATTTACTATGAAGAGTTGCTACAAAGCAATTAGAGGTGATTATCAGGATATTGACTCACAACCATGGTCTGCATTGTGGCAGTTACATATCCCTCCAAAGGCTAAGGTTTTCTTTTGGCAGGCCTGTACTGATAGTTTACCTACCAAAGATCTCTTACGTCAAAGGAAAGTGGAATGTGATGTACTGTGCCCAATCTGTGGTAATGTGGATGAATCTATTGCTCATCTTTTTGTGGAGTGTGTATATGCCAGAGGATGTTGGAGACTTTCAGGGATGCATGTGAGGGACTTAGCAGGAGACTCTTTTCAGACTTGGGTTAATCATAATTTTGGAATTCTGGACAAGGCTCATCAATGCATCTTTGTGCTTATCTGCTGGGAAATTTGGAGGCAAAGAAATGAGAAGTGTTGGAATAATTCAAATATCCTCCAACAGCAGCAACTAATCAGGAAAACTGAGAATTTTTTAACTGCATGGAAAGATGCTACCACACTGCATGAGTTGGCTAACCGAACCCTCCCTATCCCGGATCAAAAATGGACAAGACCTCAAATGGGTATGCTCAAGATGAATGTAGATGCCGCAATAAATAAGAACGAAGCAGCGATGGGTCTCGGCAGTGTCATACGAGACGAGGAGGGCAACTTCATTGCGGCAAGAGGAGATCAATGGAAAGGTATCTTCACGCCCAGGGAGGCTGAAGCCGTCGCCATCCGGGAAGCGCTAAGTTGGCTAAAAGCACATAACATGGATAATGTTCAAGTGGAATCAGACTCCCTCCAAGTTATTCAGAGCCTGAAGTCCAAGGGTGGAGTGTCCTCTTTTCATCTTATTATTGATGATATCAAACACCTTTTACATGATTTCTGTAATGTGTTCTTGTCCTTTACCAAAAGATCAGCGAATCAGACGGCCCATGTACTGGCTAGGCAGTCTAGTTCTTCGACTGATCACTCGGAGTGGTTTCATCACCCTCCATCTATCATTTGTAATGTGTTGATTTCAGATTTATGTTAATGAAAGTTTCgttcttgttttcaaaaaaaaaaaaaactttattatagattcacacatgcataactctacattcacgatttctatacttcatattcacaatttgaaatctccacattcacacatttctggacaactctacattcacacaatcataaatctacattcacaatttctatactttacattcacactttaaaacctctacattcacacatttttagacaactctatattcagcaatatgtttactaattaaaaaaaaaaaaagaatgacaaAACTACGTATAACAATTGACCAAAAACGCCATCGGTGTGGTGAGTATTGCGCCAACAGGTTGACGGCATATCACGTGGGAGGCGCGCGACGAGTCAAAGTCCAAAAACGAGGAGAACGAACAGTGTGGACCCACGAGAAACCAAACAAAAAAGCGGGAAACTTCGGTTAGGGAGTGCTGCAAAACCACAGGTTGGTTTTCCCATCCACCACTAGGGACTAGGGTTTTAATCCTCTCTTCACACTTCTCAGCATTATCTCACATTCCTGCGGCTGCGGCAATGGAAGACGTTAGGACTAGCACCGCCTGGGTCGCCGCTCACTCTTCTCACGTCACCGTCGATTCCGCAGGTCCTTTTAcgttttttgttattttctctCACTTTTCCTCTATCAATATGTAGTTTGTGTTGACTGTCCTGTTTCGCTGAGGATCTAATCACTAGTCTCTCCTACAATGGATGTGATTATCTCCGTGCAGGCATTGAGAAAGTCGCGGAGACAATGAAGAATGAAATACCCAAAGTCGAGTGGAACTTTGAAGGCATTCACTATTTCGACGATGGGCCGCTTACTGTCCAGTATCTTCTCGTTTTGGATGCATTGAATTTCTGTTTCTGGCCAGGTATGAATAAGTTATACGCATAATATTCAGCTAGTGTAAGAAGTAGCAGAGGAACATATTTAgaacagataaataaataaataaacaaataatttcaaCCACATGTATGCTTAACACTGTTCACACTTCCACCTGTTGTGTTCTCAGAGCATTTTAAAATCTTGTTATTAATGTACCTTTTTGTCAGACTGAAATTTCTAATACAGTTAGTTTATCTGACTGAAAATCTAGTACAGTTAGTTTATCTGGGGAGGTGTGGCTTATAGTTTATTAATTCACTCTGGCTTGTTTGAAACAAGTTGCTTATTCCAGGCAAACATAAATCAGGGTATGCATGGTACAGAGTTGCTAAAGGACAAAAGGTCCTTCACTTAGGACATATTACCTCTTTCTGCTAGTAGTTCTATAACTTTCCATAAGCATACAATACCAGTTTAAGTATCATAATTCCCTTTGTATCCTTCCATAATGTTTGGAAATTTTGGCTACACATTTGAATTCTTGTTCAAATCAGATCCTTTGTATGTTCTCATTGATAAATAATGATGGACCTTTTGTTTTGTTAGACTAGATGTTTGGATTATCAATGAAGTATAATTGATCTTACTTCATAATTTGGTGCCTTGCTATTATTGCCTCCATTCTTTGTCTGCAGTCCTTGGCTTcctgatatattttttttaccttaatgATAGACAAGGATTTAAGCTATGATCATCTGGCATCTGGACTAAAGGAAGCTCTTGAAAATGACAAATCAGCATTTGATGCGGAGCGTTTGCAGAAGTATACTGgtaactaattttaaaaatcatatcatTGTTGGCATTCAATATTTCTTTCCCCCTCTTGACTTTTCGAGTAAGACAAGAACCAGTCTCATGTTTGAGGTTGGGGGACAAGTAGGTAAACGAATGAAGCAATAAGTAAACAAAGATAGTAACATTTTTGTACTGCAGTTATTGCGGAAGCCATGAGTGAAAATGGTGTTATGCAATATTTACAAGTCTGAAAGTTTTATAATATCAGACTTGGAATGCTGCTTTAGTGTACATAGTTCTCATTTTGGTCTGTGAACCTAGAGTTCATGATTTATATAATCTTACTAGTTATATATCTGTTAAGCTACCACAAATGCAGCCAACACTATTTTCAGGTCCTCAACTGCGGAAAATGTTGAAATGGACCAAGCCACTACCATTGGAAGATGAACGAGTCCGATTATTGCATGAGGTATCACGCttaaatggtttaattttcGAAGCACTATCTCATGCCTTCCCATGAATTGACTTTCATCTTTAGCTTACCAGTTCTTCAAATTTAATGTATGACTTAAGGTTGGGCTAGAGCTTGAGAGAAGTTTTGATGGAAAGGCATCCAAACTTGTGGAATCATGCGGAAAATCAGCCACGAGACTTGTGGAAATAATCACAAGCCACTTTCCTGGtatttttatttccttatttgGTATATTTACTGTCTTTGTTGACCATCACATTAGCCGATGAACCTAAGTGCAATATGCATTGATGAAGGTGGCTTATATTATTCACTGCACTGCAGGCTTCCGTGATCACACTGTCTACAAGGGCCGCCAAACTTTCTTGTATAAACGAGCCCAAATATTTGTTGCAGATTTATGGGGTGCTTTTAAAGGTCAAGGATACGGAGAGTTTAGTGACATTAGCTCAGTAACTATTTTTGCTGATTATATTGTTCCAGCTGTGCTTCGTAAACTTGGAGTGCTCAAATATAGTTCATCTCTGGCCAATATAATCGAGACCAACAGTGAAATTGGTTCAGGCAGTGAGGAAGAGGTAGAATTGAGAGCATGCTCAGTATATGCAGTGgagaaaatgagggaattaaTAAGCAAGAAGTCTGGGAATCAGGTCTGTCTTGCTTATCCTTTTTTTAAAGATCCAGTTGGTCTTCCTTTTAAGTCCAAGGGATTTAACAGAATAGATAAAGATGCCTTGAAGCTTGTCATACTACTGATACTAACAAGGGCTAAAAAGCTTTAATCTAAAATGATTTCCCATTGAGTTTGTGTTTATAGATTCAcagttttgaattttgattggCAAACTTATCTGTGTATGCTAAAGAACAGTAGCTTGTTTGGCTAGTTTTAGAATAATGAGTGATCTTTCACAAAGCACAATCCtgatatttcaattttcaattattcCATCTCCGAAAAAGTGGTGAAagttatatactttctcaaaacAAAACttctatttttcttctccaatcaCCAGAGAAATTgatggtctttttttttttttttttttttttttggttcttttCCAGGTACTGAGTGTGGAACTGGATCTGTGGTTATGGGCTTTTGGCATTCAGTGCACATCTCTTCAACACCACCGGACACTTTCCATATATTATTAAGTGGACTGCGTAGCTCAGATCTTATAGTACTAtagtagtttttattttatttgtaatgaCCAAAGATTTGACATTTAAAAACTTTCAGATGTTACCATATAATCAATGCAGGTAGTGTTATATCAAACTTGTACTCCTTTTTTGTAATTCTATGATGCTCATTTCTTAAAGTATTCTAAAATctgaatagttttttttttttttttttttttccttcacgGATCTAGTTTCCTCTTTGTATCATACAGACAAAAGTGTCTATCTTAACTTCCACAGAATAGACTACTTTGCTTCCAGGCTTGTGTTTCAAACTTTCAGAAACCACCTTGGCTTCATGCAAGATGGAAGCTGCTTCTGTGGTTTATTAAAGTTGACATAAGATCTTGGAATGTTCTACCTGCAAGGCTGCAACCTTAAAATTCCATTCAAAGTTGTGTAGAATCATGTTGAGTTAGACATGGCTCACTTTTTAGGTAAACAGTTGATTGTCAAAGTGCTTAGGAAATAAATGATCACTTATAGAATTTGCGGACAGCATGACAAAGATCATGGAGTTGGATGTCTGGAATGTTTATAGCTAAATGCATCCAAGGGAGTGTTGCTTTCAACTTACACTGTCAAATTTATTTCTACATGTTTCATTTAGTATATAATGCCCTGCTACTTTCCAGTTGCTTTTGAATAGTGTAATTATGTTGAAGCACATGGATTTTTAGTAATTGGCAAGTCTCCATCATAAGTACACTGTGGCAGTCCTGGATTCCTCAATAGCCGGGGTCCTACAGGAACTTTGTTGTTTTTTGGACGAATGTCCTGCATAAAAGAATTGAATACATTTTGTTAAAAGATGACCCAAGAATAGGATTGTAATGACAACTTTTAGGATTTGCATTTATCATTTTCATATCTGTGGATAAGGTTGGTTGATAATGTTATTCAACATTGTATTTTATCACTTCTTGTTAATTTATATCATGTGCTGAGTGGGCATATATTTGACTGTATTGAGATGCTTCCCGTTAATTTCCTAAAAGATATGAGCCCCTCAGATAGATCTTACATGGTATTTTCCAGTAAGGAGGAATAGGAGATAGTGAAGGAAGATGTCACATTGGCTAAAGTTCAGTCAGTGGTATGAATGACTGAGTTAGTTTTTGTCTTCTAAAGTTGGGGCTGTTATCAGGGTATAATATGTGAGTTTTTAAATAGTTTCATCTATTTGACCTGTACTTGTGTGCCCTATCTATGGCCAATGTATAGGATTTCATATTCTTAGCTATATGAGAATTTTCATGTTATAATAGTACTAGAGTAGTCTTAGAAGAAAATATCAAGGTAAATGCATATGCTAGTTTTCTTGAAGCTCACAGTACCTGGTCAAAAATGGCAGTGGGAATTGCTAGTGTGGCAACAGCATTGGGGGAATCAACTATTCCTGAAATCCGTCCTTCGCAAGGGCAGCATGAGAGTAAGAGATATACCTGATAATTGCCAGAAGTATCATTTTAGTCATAACATTGTCATTATTCACAAGTCCTGAGAGATTCTTATGTATTTAAACGTGCTTGAGTAGAGTTCCAAACCTGCTCCTTAGAGTAGCCAAATTTTGACAGGTAATCAATTGCGTTGAGCACTGCACGCTTGTAAGCAACAGTGGCATCAAGATAGTGTTGCCGCCCACTCTCATCAACACTGATGCCTTCAAACACCAACCACTCTGAGAACCTTGGCTCAACTGGTCCTATCTCAAATATTGGGTTGACATGCAGGGGAGTAGGACCCATTGGAGTGAGGTATTCTTTCATACCATTTCTTATTATTTCACATCTGAGAAATATCAGAACAAAACTAGATGAGATCTTATTGGTGGAAGCAAGTCCATTATTAAACAGCAGTGCATATGGCCTTTATCCTATTTTTACTTTTGGCTTATTTTCAAGATTACTTCGATTCGATGCAATATGGTTGACAAGTGTCTTTGCATCTAGCTGACAATACTGTGGTAGTAGACAAATTAATGTTGTATTTCAGATGTTGATTGGAAAAAGATTTTAATGTAACCCTATCATTTTCACCCAATTTTGACCTTTATCTGTCTTGAATGTGTTCTTATATTGATTTATCTAAATGTTTTCACAAAGGTAATTACTAGAAGGGAAAAGACAGTgagatgaaaaatgaaatgtacTTGAGCTCTAGAAAACCACTCATCTCTATTGCCCCGCAGAAGGCAACCTCTCCATCACCCTGAGAAAAGTGCATGTCTCCAGTACTAAGATTTGCACCTTCTATGAACACGGGAAGGTAGATTTTTGAACCTCTACTGAGATTTTTGATATCACAGTTTCCTCCATTTTCTCTTCCAGGGATGGTCCTAGCAGCCTCCAAAGCAATTCTTTCCCACTCAGGGGTTCCGTCTTGAATCTACAGAAAACCCTGATGAGTTGGATAGTAAATATCTTTAATATACTGCATCTTTAGCTGGTTTGCTTTATAGATATATTAGTTTGTGCTAAGACATGCCACTTAGTTCTACTTATGATTTATATTAAACCATTAGGCTTAAATTTAACTTCCTCCTGGAAAGAAACATGCCAGAATGAATGAAGTGCTTTTTGGTTCCTTCCCTGCATGAATTGATCTTACCTTGCCAAGAACACACCCTTTAGTTGACGGTAGGTTTGCTAGAGGTCTTGAATGCAAAACCTCGCATAATTTCAGTGCTTGAGGACCAGTTTCTTCAAGCTCTCTTTCCCTGTCATTCCATATCTGAAGCAATTCTTTTGAAGGTGCTGTTCCTATTATCCCAGGGTGGGTTAAACCAGGAAACCTCACACCTGTCAGAGTTCCCAAGTTAGCAAACACCATAGGGTTCCACTCGAGATTTAATTATGTCTTGTAAGGATGACAAACTGGAAACAACTTTTACCTGGAATATGAGGTGAGTATGCATATATGCCTTCAAAGTACCAAATAGCCTTGGCCGCACAAGGAAAGTGATCAGTTAGAAATCCACCACCGTTCTCTCGGTCAAATATTGCTGTATAACCCCATTCATCCCCAGGGAGAGGCCccaaattgcaaatttcaaCAGCAAGAAGGTCACCTGGCTTTGCTGGGATTCCATCAGTGTCTACAATTCTGATAGGCCCACTGAGATAGTGCACCTGAACAAGTTTATAAAGATAACCATAGTTGTGATCTTTTGAATTTCTCACTGTTAAACTTAGATTTCAGGGCCCCCTTTCATAAGATGAATTATGAACTTTCTACATTCAGAACATGAAGAGAAGAAAAGTGTCTAATTGCATTGTATTTTCATTGAGATACACAATCTGGTTTAACCATAGTGAATTTGAGATGTCTTGTCCATGAACTATCAGCAGCTTTAAGTTTATACTCACAGTTGAGAGGTTTAAGGTTTTCACATCAATTGCACAGTTATTATCTCGAACTGCCCCTCCTGTCCAGTCAATCATCTCTACCCTGAATAACTGACCAGTTTCAACCTCTGCCACTGGTGGTATCTCTGGATGCCAACGGTTGTGGAGTGGTGGCACCTGTTCCCTTGGCTTCTTCTTTAGGTCTACGGACAGCACTAGCCTTGGAGT of Ipomoea triloba cultivar NCNSP0323 chromosome 3, ASM357664v1 contains these proteins:
- the LOC116012842 gene encoding uncharacterized protein LOC116012842, with protein sequence MEIIKNKLGFEGLLTVDSIGLSGGLALLWKHGLDLSIESYSVNHIDANIRLDDSAIVWRFTGFYGCPERNRRRCSWDLLRTLSTQNTLPWITMGDFNDLLCSSEKIGNVPHPQWLFQGFSDAIQTSGLRNFDFGGFQFTWEKGRGTPNWVREKLDRILTNDSWLDLFGEATTYSFEAPCSDHLPIAIWPIPSTRVSRRKRFRFENSWIREPQCRDIISRNWVLSEGMNLTARLNICSTALWKWGKNLNKNLQPKIDYWKSRMERSRGRIDTQGLQEFDVAQRNCIKLIEQQSIFWKQRAKIFWYKGGDSNSKFFHNSVRKRRRDNEILRLRDNSGNWIERGAGLNNLIRDYFTNLFKSTVGDHYAVLRCIDPKITDIQNRNLLCEFTKQEVKEAAFSMHPDKSPGYDGLNPGFFQTYWDILENSLVILCNNFLRIGVLPRGLNTTHIALIPKKPKPESMLDLRPIALCTVAYKILTKAMANRMKPILDSIIYDKQSAFVPGRLITDNIMVAFEMQHFLRRKKQGRDGFAALKLDMSKAYDRVEWPFLGVIMLKLGFDGHWVKLVMACVSTTNLFVLNQGEEIGPIIPERGLRQGDPLSPYLFLLIAEGLSAMLTRFEQEGKIHGISVARLAPSVTHLLFADDSYVFFKANQTEANNVKELLSIYGKASGQYVNFDKSLVNFSANVGDGIRDVVGNILGVRSEGGGGRYLGLPMMVGRNKREVLSFIKNKIIARMESWNHRFLSRAGRAVLLKSVIQAIPSYAMGVFLLPVGLCKEIEKVINSFWWKGGKRENKGIHWKSWDKLCHPKKWGGLGFISLRDFNLAMLSKQSWRLINNQTSLAAQIFRARYYPNSSFLEAKLGTNPSFIWSSLVQTQDIIRKHSRWRVGNGSNINIWTEDWLPDKQNPKVCSFPYPLMEDAKVADLIVPGQNRWDEEMVIIIFCERDANLILSIPLPKQQSGDKVIWAIDEDGRFTMKSCYKAIRGDYQDIDSQPWSALWQLHIPPKAKVFFWQACTDSLPTKDLLRQRKVECDVLCPICGNVDESIAHLFVECVYARGCWRLSGMHVRDLAGDSFQTWVNHNFGILDKAHQCIFVLICWEIWRQRNEKCWNNSNILQQQQLIRKTENFLTAWKDATTLHELANRTLPIPDQKWTRPQMGMLKMNVDAAINKNEAAMGLGSVIRDEEGNFIAARGDQWKGIFTPREAEAVAIREALSWLKAHNMDNVQVESDSLQVIQSLKSKGGVSSFHLIIDDIKHLLHDFCNVFLSFTKRSANQTAHVLARQSSSSTDHSEWFHHPPSIICNVLISDLC
- the LOC116014111 gene encoding queuosine salvage protein-like, giving the protein MEDVRTSTAWVAAHSSHVTVDSAGIEKVAETMKNEIPKVEWNFEGIHYFDDGPLTVQYLLVLDALNFCFWPDKDLSYDHLASGLKEALENDKSAFDAERLQKYTGPQLRKMLKWTKPLPLEDERVRLLHEVGLELERSFDGKASKLVESCGKSATRLVEIITSHFPGFRDHTVYKGRQTFLYKRAQIFVADLWGAFKGQGYGEFSDISSVTIFADYIVPAVLRKLGVLKYSSSLANIIETNSEIGSGSEEEVELRACSVYAVEKMRELISKKSGNQVLSVELDLWLWAFGIQCTSLQHHRTLSIYY
- the LOC116014110 gene encoding uncharacterized protein LOC116014110 isoform X2 gives rise to the protein MAPSTPRLVLSVDLKKKPREQVPPLHNRWHPEIPPVAEVETGQLFRVEMIDWTGGAVRDNNCAIDVKTLNLSTVHYLSGPIRIVDTDGIPAKPGDLLAVEICNLGPLPGDEWGYTAIFDRENGGGFLTDHFPCAAKAIWYFEGIYAYSPHIPGVRFPGLTHPGIIGTAPSKELLQIWNDRERELEETGPQALKLCEVLHSRPLANLPSTKGCVLGKIQDGTPEWERIALEAARTIPGRENGGNCDIKNLSRGSKIYLPVFIEGANLSTGDMHFSQGDGEVAFCGAIEMSGFLELKCEIIRNGMKEYLTPMGPTPLHVNPIFEIGPVEPRFSEWLVFEGISVDESGRQHYLDATVAYKRAVLNAIDYLSKFGYSKEQVYLLLSCCPCEGRISGIVDSPNAVATLAIPTAIFDQDIRPKNNKVPVGPRLLRNPGLPQCTYDGDLPITKNPCAST
- the LOC116014110 gene encoding uncharacterized protein LOC116014110 isoform X1; this translates as MALQGPRLVVPIDVKKKPREQKPPLHNRWHPDIPPVAEVKEGELFRVEMVDFSGGGITSQYTAQDIKYADQSIVHYLSGPIRIVDTDGIPAKPGDLLAVEICNLGPLPGDEWGYTAIFDRENGGGFLTDHFPCAAKAIWYFEGIYAYSPHIPGVRFPGLTHPGIIGTAPSKELLQIWNDRERELEETGPQALKLCEVLHSRPLANLPSTKGCVLGKIQDGTPEWERIALEAARTIPGRENGGNCDIKNLSRGSKIYLPVFIEGANLSTGDMHFSQGDGEVAFCGAIEMSGFLELKCEIIRNGMKEYLTPMGPTPLHVNPIFEIGPVEPRFSEWLVFEGISVDESGRQHYLDATVAYKRAVLNAIDYLSKFGYSKEQVYLLLSCCPCEGRISGIVDSPNAVATLAIPTAIFDQDIRPKNNKVPVGPRLLRNPGLPQCTYDGDLPITKNPCAST